One genomic region from Sphingobacterium multivorum encodes:
- a CDS encoding response regulator yields MIKIAITDDHPLLLEGLKNIINAHEDFEVVGMYSSATELFHRIPADMPLVLLLDINLPDANGIDLVKGLKESNKDLKIIAFSVHNEFAVINSILNEGANAYLQKNANGDEILAAISAVLVGKRYLCEKTQAILNKKVEMGLKQVPKLTRREREVLTFVAQGMTTNQIADSLFISSHTVESHRKNLMEKFQTKSVTAAVKSAIEYGLIRET; encoded by the coding sequence ATGATTAAAATAGCAATTACAGACGATCACCCTTTGCTACTTGAGGGATTGAAAAACATTATAAATGCACATGAAGATTTTGAAGTCGTGGGCATGTATTCCAGTGCGACTGAACTGTTCCATCGTATTCCTGCTGATATGCCATTGGTATTGCTGCTCGATATCAACCTGCCGGATGCTAACGGTATTGATCTGGTTAAAGGCTTGAAGGAAAGCAACAAGGATTTAAAGATTATTGCCTTTAGCGTTCACAATGAATTTGCTGTAATCAACAGTATTTTAAATGAAGGTGCCAATGCCTACTTACAGAAAAATGCAAACGGTGATGAAATACTTGCGGCCATTTCCGCTGTTCTTGTCGGCAAAAGGTATCTCTGTGAGAAAACGCAGGCGATCCTGAACAAGAAAGTGGAAATGGGGCTTAAGCAGGTGCCAAAATTGACACGTCGTGAGAGAGAAGTGCTTACTTTCGTGGCGCAAGGAATGACAACAAACCAAATTGCCGATTCATTGTTCATCAGTTCACATACGGTAGAGAGCCATCGCAAAAATCTAATGGAAAAATTTCAAACCAAAAGTGTTACTGCTGCAGTAAAATCCGCTATAGAATACGGATTAATCCGGGAGACCTAA
- a CDS encoding retropepsin-like aspartic protease, translating into MKTDYQKNKSHIALAAFAIILSFCTMTNVFPQAKIPLIKASSEKVGITDGAYCHVDWKLDPKADPDVYFVNIPTKESTVVFKTDQEELTVMTKPGAMYDFIVLLNGTDSCHVRISAQLPPDLPTMDNSNLFPMRIPFRLIGSRIFLNGTINKKDITIQFDLGAGTGVVNKNSPKRLDLSFSSFTTVANTDGVKSERTSLGNQLRVGPIVWKNVSITEVGNMKPFEDLIIGNSFFRNHIIEIDYDKMELVIHRDLPTKAKKYTKLPVYYEQNRPKFKAAFRHNQRDYDFWFLFDTGRDGTMLLGEDFTGIGHNWNDLSPLTMISNRKIIRLDASIAGVEFKDIVTNAADPLKPNGRPSLFGNQILNHFNVILDNQEGFLYLKPNSRIKEPYSNYEGYLKQMSQSMQKN; encoded by the coding sequence ATGAAAACAGATTATCAAAAGAACAAAAGCCACATTGCTTTGGCTGCCTTTGCTATTATTCTTTCTTTTTGTACGATGACGAACGTCTTTCCGCAAGCTAAGATTCCTTTGATCAAAGCTTCATCTGAGAAAGTCGGTATTACAGATGGCGCCTATTGCCATGTTGACTGGAAATTAGATCCCAAGGCAGATCCCGACGTCTATTTCGTAAATATTCCAACAAAAGAAAGTACAGTTGTTTTTAAAACAGATCAGGAAGAATTGACTGTGATGACTAAACCCGGCGCGATGTATGATTTCATAGTACTATTGAATGGAACGGATTCTTGTCACGTTCGTATAAGCGCTCAATTACCGCCGGATCTACCCACAATGGATAATAGTAATTTATTTCCGATGCGGATACCGTTTCGTCTTATTGGCTCACGGATTTTCCTGAATGGTACAATTAACAAAAAAGACATTACGATACAGTTTGATTTAGGAGCCGGAACTGGTGTTGTCAACAAAAATAGCCCAAAGCGGTTGGATTTATCATTTTCATCGTTTACGACGGTTGCGAATACCGATGGGGTCAAGAGCGAGCGGACAAGCCTGGGCAATCAATTGCGTGTTGGGCCGATTGTTTGGAAAAACGTGTCAATTACAGAGGTCGGTAATATGAAGCCTTTTGAAGATCTTATTATTGGCAACAGTTTCTTTCGAAATCACATTATTGAAATCGATTATGACAAAATGGAATTGGTAATTCATCGCGATCTCCCCACTAAAGCAAAGAAATATACAAAGCTTCCTGTATACTATGAGCAAAACCGACCCAAGTTTAAAGCTGCTTTTAGACATAACCAACGAGACTACGATTTTTGGTTCCTTTTTGATACAGGTCGTGATGGTACGATGCTGTTAGGGGAAGATTTTACCGGTATAGGCCATAATTGGAATGATCTATCGCCGCTTACCATGATCAGTAATCGAAAAATTATTCGTTTGGATGCTTCAATAGCTGGCGTGGAGTTTAAAGATATTGTGACGAATGCCGCTGATCCACTCAAACCGAATGGCAGACCAAGCCTGTTCGGAAACCAGATTCTTAACCATTTTAATGTCATTTTGGATAATCAGGAAGGATTTCTTTACCTGAAACCAAACAGCAGGATCAAGGAACCTTATTCAAACTATGAGGGGTATTTAAAACAGATGTCTCAGTCAATGCAGAAAAATTAA
- a CDS encoding aminotransferase class I/II-fold pyridoxal phosphate-dependent enzyme, which produces MDNFNAANEIQDLQYFGEFGGVNPSISDSSTYTFLSAKKMFDTFEGNAEGCYLYSRHSSPMNLYLAQALAKMENTAAANVTSSGMGAITTVLLQLCKSGDHIISSRTIYGGTYAFLKNFLPPFQIETTFLDINDAHEIERSIRPNTKVLYCESVSNPLLHVADLRKLSAICKKYKLKLIVDNTFSPLSISPILLGADLVIHSLTKFINGSSDTVGGVYCGSQEFINETKNVNTGSCMLLGPTMDSLRSASILKNLRTLHIRMRQHSYNAMYLAERFEKDGLKVSYPGLHSHRDHELMKSMMHKTYGFGGLMTVDVETTEKANELMELMQAENLGYLAVSLGFYKTLFSCSGSSTSSEIPEEERLKMGISDGLIRFSIGLDQDIERTYQKMRACMQKIGILQ; this is translated from the coding sequence ATGGATAATTTTAACGCTGCAAATGAAATTCAAGATTTGCAATACTTTGGTGAGTTTGGAGGTGTGAATCCATCAATTTCAGACAGTTCTACCTATACCTTTCTTTCCGCTAAAAAAATGTTCGACACATTTGAAGGGAACGCAGAGGGTTGTTATCTCTATTCAAGACATTCGTCGCCAATGAATTTGTATTTGGCGCAAGCTTTAGCAAAAATGGAGAATACCGCTGCGGCCAATGTAACATCTTCGGGTATGGGAGCGATCACAACAGTTCTTTTACAGTTATGTAAAAGCGGCGACCATATCATTTCCAGTAGGACGATCTACGGTGGAACTTATGCCTTTCTCAAAAATTTTCTCCCACCTTTCCAGATTGAGACAACATTTTTGGATATTAATGATGCCCACGAAATCGAAAGATCGATAAGACCTAATACAAAGGTGCTGTATTGCGAAAGCGTGAGCAACCCTTTATTGCATGTGGCGGACTTAAGAAAACTTTCAGCCATCTGTAAAAAATACAAGCTAAAACTGATTGTCGACAATACGTTTTCTCCGTTGTCTATATCGCCAATACTTTTGGGAGCAGACCTTGTCATCCATAGTCTAACGAAATTTATTAATGGCAGTAGCGATACAGTAGGTGGGGTTTATTGCGGAAGTCAGGAGTTTATTAATGAAACGAAAAATGTGAACACTGGGTCCTGTATGTTATTGGGACCAACGATGGACAGCTTACGTTCGGCGAGTATATTGAAGAATTTAAGAACACTTCATATACGGATGAGACAACATAGCTATAATGCGATGTATCTTGCCGAACGGTTTGAGAAAGATGGACTAAAGGTATCTTATCCGGGCTTACATTCGCATCGAGATCATGAATTAATGAAAAGCATGATGCATAAGACCTATGGTTTTGGAGGCTTAATGACTGTTGATGTGGAAACCACTGAAAAAGCCAATGAATTAATGGAACTGATGCAGGCTGAAAATTTAGGGTATTTAGCCGTCAGCCTAGGATTCTATAAGACACTATTCTCCTGTTCAGGTAGTTCTACGTCATCAGAAATTCCTGAAGAAGAGCGCTTAAAGATGGGTATTTCCGATGGATTGATCAGGTTTTCCATTGGCCTAGATCAAGACATTGAGCGCACTTATCAAAAAATGAGAGCATGCATGCAAAAGATTGGGATTCTACAATAA
- a CDS encoding bestrophin family protein: MITTKYFNYRQIFNLAGAHLIWLTLWCSLVAVIYYFFNWQWMIIPWVPLALIGTAESFYVGFKNNQAYDRLWEARKIWGGIVNSSRSFTAMLYAFDTQDGDHTDLEERRKRIAYRHIAWLYTFREQLLVPTEWEHISMKKHFGSMNVKRNRLIKAGFPDYSRTSIFLRKYLSAEEFKLQSEYKNFATYLISKQAKEVNALKNDQIISDFNQTQLQNCLNQFYDYQGQAERIKKFPSPRQFASTAFVFNVILIILLPLGLVNEFAKLGDWGIWTSIPFCVVIGWIYIVMELVGDYTENPFGGLMFDVPMLSICRTIEIDLLQMVGDEDLPEAIASKNGVLV; this comes from the coding sequence ATGATCACAACCAAGTATTTCAACTATCGACAAATATTTAATTTAGCGGGCGCACATTTAATATGGCTGACGCTTTGGTGTTCTTTGGTGGCGGTCATTTATTATTTTTTCAATTGGCAGTGGATGATAATTCCGTGGGTGCCATTGGCATTAATCGGAACGGCCGAATCTTTTTACGTTGGTTTTAAAAATAATCAAGCCTATGACAGGCTTTGGGAAGCCCGAAAAATCTGGGGTGGAATTGTCAATTCAAGTCGTTCGTTCACGGCTATGTTATATGCTTTTGATACCCAAGACGGTGATCATACCGATTTGGAGGAACGGAGGAAAAGAATCGCTTATCGTCACATTGCCTGGCTCTATACTTTTCGTGAGCAGTTGTTGGTCCCGACAGAGTGGGAGCATATCAGCATGAAAAAACATTTTGGTTCAATGAATGTGAAACGGAACAGGTTGATAAAGGCTGGCTTTCCAGATTATAGTAGAACTTCGATTTTTTTGCGTAAATATCTTTCTGCGGAGGAGTTTAAGTTGCAGAGCGAATATAAAAATTTTGCGACTTATTTGATTTCTAAACAAGCAAAAGAAGTGAATGCGTTGAAAAATGATCAGATTATTTCGGATTTTAACCAAACGCAACTGCAGAATTGCCTGAATCAATTTTACGATTATCAAGGACAGGCAGAAAGGATCAAAAAATTTCCATCACCTAGGCAGTTTGCCAGTACAGCCTTTGTCTTCAATGTTATTTTAATCATTCTACTTCCTTTGGGCCTCGTGAATGAATTTGCGAAATTAGGGGACTGGGGTATCTGGACCAGTATTCCTTTTTGCGTTGTCATAGGATGGATTTATATTGTAATGGAATTGGTCGGCGATTATACCGAAAATCCTTTTGGAGGTCTGATGTTTGATGTACCGATGCTTTCCATTTGTAGGACCATTGAAATTGATTTATTGCAGATGGTGGGAGATGAGGATCTTCCGGAAGCTATTGCATCGAAAAACGGTGTGTTGGTTTAG
- a CDS encoding Lrp/AsnC family transcriptional regulator, translated as MHFDEIDLKLLRFLQEDAKQTTKELSYKLSLSVTAVYERVRKLENTGIIAGYVAILDKKKIAKDFLVLCHVKLTQHKKEYILQFEKEVMNLQEVTECFHVSGDYDYILKICVKDMADYRSFMLTKLTSLQHIASTHSSFMIAEVKNTLVIDL; from the coding sequence ATGCACTTCGACGAAATTGACCTTAAGTTATTGCGTTTTCTCCAAGAAGATGCGAAACAAACGACCAAAGAACTGTCCTACAAGCTAAGCTTGTCGGTGACAGCAGTCTATGAGAGAGTCCGCAAGCTCGAAAATACGGGAATTATCGCAGGCTATGTCGCCATACTTGATAAAAAGAAGATAGCAAAAGATTTCCTCGTATTATGCCACGTAAAATTAACACAGCACAAAAAGGAGTATATCTTACAGTTTGAAAAAGAGGTCATGAACCTTCAAGAGGTAACCGAGTGTTTTCACGTGAGTGGCGACTACGATTATATCCTCAAGATTTGTGTCAAGGACATGGCAGACTATCGCAGCTTTATGTTAACAAAACTAACTAGCTTACAGCATATTGCAAGCACCCATAGTTCCTTTATGATCGCTGAGGTAAAAAATACATTGGTAATAGATCTGTAA
- a CDS encoding YihY/virulence factor BrkB family protein, translated as MDKRTKSRSKVKTYWRILKSTVAGFLNEDSMKYSASLSYYTVFSIGPILVLIIALAGIFYGEDAIEGRVFLELRGLVGSNAAKQIQEVIQNLQLSGKSNLALLISTITLVIGATTVFGDIQNSINKIWHVRAKPKKGWLKLIQDRLLSSSLVIGLGFLLVVTLIVNGVILALTDQLQHYFPDVTVMLMDGINFALSFGIIFLLFSVIFKTLPDVNIHWRTVRAGALFTSILFVLGRYLIGVYLEHSATQDTYGAAGSFVLILLWVYYTAAILYFGAIYTREYATVMGIPIEPSQYAVHVETQEIERNVTEIPPAPLTQEEQTITEEDTTIPKKA; from the coding sequence ATGGATAAACGAACTAAAAGTAGAAGTAAGGTGAAAACCTATTGGCGAATTTTAAAGAGTACGGTCGCCGGATTTTTGAATGAGGATTCGATGAAGTATAGTGCTTCATTATCCTATTATACTGTCTTCTCCATTGGTCCCATATTGGTTTTAATCATTGCCTTAGCGGGAATTTTTTATGGTGAGGATGCGATTGAAGGGAGAGTATTCCTGGAACTCCGCGGTTTGGTCGGAAGCAACGCTGCAAAACAGATTCAAGAAGTTATTCAGAATTTACAACTTTCGGGAAAGTCAAATCTGGCCTTGCTTATTAGTACTATTACATTGGTTATAGGAGCAACGACCGTTTTTGGCGATATACAGAATTCGATTAACAAAATTTGGCATGTAAGGGCAAAGCCGAAAAAAGGCTGGTTAAAATTGATTCAGGATAGATTGTTGTCTTCATCTTTGGTGATTGGATTGGGCTTTTTATTAGTCGTTACACTCATCGTAAATGGTGTGATATTGGCGTTGACAGATCAGCTACAGCATTATTTTCCGGATGTGACCGTAATGTTAATGGATGGGATTAACTTTGCACTGTCTTTTGGAATTATATTCTTGTTATTTAGTGTCATATTTAAAACACTTCCGGATGTGAATATACATTGGCGGACCGTACGGGCGGGGGCCTTATTCACGTCAATTTTATTTGTATTGGGACGTTATTTAATTGGAGTCTATCTGGAGCATTCTGCAACGCAAGATACCTATGGTGCGGCAGGTTCATTCGTGTTGATCTTACTTTGGGTCTACTACACAGCAGCTATTTTATATTTTGGTGCAATATACACAAGGGAGTATGCCACGGTAATGGGAATCCCTATTGAGCCCTCGCAATATGCCGTGCATGTTGAAACGCAGGAAATTGAGCGTAATGTAACCGAAATACCTCCGGCCCCGTTAACACAAGAGGAGCAGACGATTACCGAAGAGGATACTACGATCCCCAAGAAAGCATAA
- a CDS encoding sugar phosphate isomerase/epimerase family protein: MTTIKGPAIFLAQFIGDEAPFNSLDSICQWAAALGYKGIQLPTLDARFIDLEKAALDKSYALDLKAKVQSFGLEITELSTHLQGQLVAVNPSFDDLFDAFAPQHLHGNPQARQQWAIQQLKYAVRASHNLGLKALATFSGAFLWPFIYPWPQRPAKLIETGFAELAKLWLPILDECDLYDVDLCYELHPGEDLHDGATFDLFLENVNYHKRANILYDPSHFVLQCLDYLQFIDIYHERIKMFHVKDAEFNPSGRQGVYGGFQSWQSRAGRFRSIGDGQVDFKSIFTKLTQYDYQGWAVLEWECAFKNAEDGAREGALHIKDYIIRVTDKAFDNFAAVETNDSLNRKLLGL, encoded by the coding sequence ATGACAACAATTAAAGGCCCTGCCATCTTCCTCGCGCAGTTTATCGGTGATGAAGCGCCATTTAACTCCTTGGACTCTATCTGCCAGTGGGCTGCAGCACTTGGCTATAAGGGTATACAACTGCCCACCTTGGATGCCCGTTTTATCGATCTAGAAAAAGCAGCGCTCGATAAAAGCTATGCACTTGATCTAAAAGCGAAAGTACAGTCTTTCGGATTGGAAATTACCGAACTTTCAACCCATCTCCAAGGGCAATTAGTGGCTGTAAATCCAAGTTTCGATGATCTATTTGATGCCTTTGCACCACAGCATTTACATGGTAATCCTCAAGCACGACAACAGTGGGCGATCCAGCAATTAAAATATGCCGTACGAGCTTCCCACAATCTCGGGCTTAAAGCGCTGGCGACCTTTAGTGGAGCTTTTCTATGGCCATTTATATACCCTTGGCCACAAAGACCCGCTAAATTGATCGAAACAGGTTTTGCTGAGCTTGCAAAATTATGGTTACCCATTCTTGATGAATGTGACCTGTATGATGTCGACCTATGCTATGAATTACACCCTGGAGAAGATCTCCATGACGGTGCTACTTTTGACTTATTTCTCGAAAATGTAAATTATCACAAGCGGGCAAACATTCTCTATGATCCCTCCCATTTTGTCCTTCAATGTCTTGACTATCTTCAATTCATCGACATTTACCATGAACGAATTAAAATGTTCCATGTTAAAGATGCTGAATTCAATCCTTCTGGTCGTCAGGGCGTCTATGGTGGCTTCCAGAGCTGGCAGTCAAGAGCCGGTCGTTTTAGATCAATCGGTGATGGACAAGTGGATTTCAAATCCATATTTACCAAACTCACACAATATGATTATCAAGGCTGGGCAGTACTGGAATGGGAATGTGCATTCAAAAATGCTGAAGATGGTGCACGGGAGGGCGCGCTGCATATTAAAGACTATATTATCCGTGTTACTGATAAGGCATTCGATAATTTTGCTGCCGTCGAAACCAATGATAGCCTTAACCGCAAACTATTGGGTTTGTAA
- a CDS encoding GMC oxidoreductase has protein sequence MANNVYDAIVIGSGITGGWAAKELTERGLKTIMLERGRNIEHIKDYPSPNKDPWDFPHRGRVPLDRAQHYLPFGIKNQWMNEGNIDFWTNETESPYKEIKPFNWFRGYHVGGRSLMWGRQSYRWSDVDFEANSRDGHGIDWPVRYKDIAPWYSHVEKFAGISGNKDGIAVLPDGEFMPPMDMNIVEKDLAARLKSHYQGKRHFIIGRVANITVPHHGRVNCQYQNKCWLGCNFGAYFSTQSATLPAAVKTGNLTLRPFSIVKSIIYDRDTQKAKGVEIVDAETNQTYEYFAKIVFVCASTLNSTWVLMNSATDVWEGGLGSSSGELGHNLMDHMLNSGAGGRVDGFEDKYIFGRRANGLYVPRFANIAGDTKKRDYVRGFGYQGGASRGQWSGKVDNKSVGGAWKDAIAEPGSWGVGFSAFGEILPYHENKVLLDSSVKDKWGLPVLAIDAEIKDNERKIRVDASNEMKEMLESIGVKDVTTYDNGFSMGQGIHEMGTARMGNDPKTSVLNKFNQVWDAKNVFVTDGAFMTSSSCVNPSLTYMAFTARAVDFAVNELKKGNL, from the coding sequence ATGGCAAATAATGTTTATGATGCAATTGTCATCGGGTCTGGGATCACAGGTGGCTGGGCAGCCAAGGAGCTAACAGAGCGTGGGCTTAAAACCATTATGTTAGAAAGAGGACGCAATATTGAGCATATCAAAGATTACCCATCACCCAATAAAGATCCATGGGATTTTCCGCATCGGGGCCGGGTGCCATTGGATCGCGCCCAGCACTACCTACCTTTTGGAATTAAAAATCAATGGATGAATGAAGGGAACATCGACTTTTGGACTAATGAGACAGAAAGTCCGTATAAGGAGATTAAACCCTTTAATTGGTTCCGGGGCTATCACGTTGGCGGGCGTTCGCTTATGTGGGGGCGGCAGAGTTATCGTTGGTCGGATGTTGATTTTGAAGCAAATAGCAGAGACGGACATGGCATTGACTGGCCCGTACGTTATAAAGATATTGCACCTTGGTATAGTCACGTTGAAAAATTTGCCGGTATTTCGGGTAATAAAGATGGTATAGCCGTGCTGCCTGATGGCGAATTTATGCCACCCATGGACATGAATATTGTGGAGAAAGACCTTGCTGCGCGCTTAAAATCGCATTATCAGGGAAAACGACATTTTATAATTGGCCGGGTAGCCAACATAACAGTGCCCCACCATGGCCGTGTTAACTGCCAATACCAAAATAAATGTTGGTTGGGTTGCAATTTCGGCGCTTACTTTAGCACACAATCTGCAACATTGCCCGCAGCAGTGAAGACAGGAAACCTTACCTTACGGCCATTTTCAATTGTAAAGAGTATTATTTACGATCGTGATACCCAGAAAGCTAAAGGAGTAGAAATTGTTGATGCGGAGACGAATCAAACCTACGAGTATTTTGCTAAAATCGTCTTTGTATGTGCTTCAACGTTAAATTCCACCTGGGTCTTAATGAATTCCGCTACTGATGTATGGGAGGGTGGTCTTGGAAGCAGTAGTGGCGAACTGGGACATAACCTGATGGATCACATGTTAAATAGTGGGGCTGGGGGAAGAGTAGACGGATTTGAGGATAAATATATTTTTGGTCGACGGGCCAATGGATTATATGTGCCCCGATTTGCCAATATTGCCGGCGATACCAAGAAGAGAGATTACGTACGTGGTTTTGGGTATCAAGGCGGGGCTTCGAGGGGACAATGGTCGGGTAAGGTCGATAATAAGAGCGTGGGCGGCGCTTGGAAAGATGCTATCGCCGAGCCGGGCAGCTGGGGAGTGGGTTTCAGCGCGTTTGGTGAAATACTCCCATATCACGAAAATAAAGTCCTATTGGATTCATCGGTAAAAGATAAATGGGGACTTCCCGTATTGGCAATAGACGCAGAGATTAAGGATAACGAGCGGAAAATAAGGGTTGATGCAAGCAATGAAATGAAGGAAATGTTAGAATCTATCGGTGTCAAAGATGTAACAACCTACGACAACGGGTTTAGTATGGGACAGGGAATTCATGAAATGGGAACAGCGCGCATGGGGAATGATCCGAAAACATCGGTATTAAACAAGTTTAACCAAGTATGGGATGCTAAAAATGTTTTTGTGACAGACGGGGCCTTTATGACTTCTTCTTCCTGTGTGAATCCATCGCTTACCTATATGGCATTTACTGCAAGGGCAGTAGATTTTGCTGTAAATGAATTAAAAAAAGGGAATCTTTAA
- a CDS encoding helix-turn-helix domain-containing protein, which translates to MNKLQSLREKLNLTQEELAQKSNISVRTIQRIEAGQSPKGYTLRALAQALNVEESEFSAYDIPLESENLTWIKIINLSSLPFSILPPLNILVPVAIMLFKKQHSYKVRQLISIQIVSTLVAVLLMLIIFILNDWLGVKSNVKLLIPLCWILINIIVILRNAIGLNKGGHARILPDISIL; encoded by the coding sequence ATGAACAAATTACAATCATTACGTGAGAAACTCAATTTAACACAAGAGGAACTAGCGCAAAAATCAAATATTTCAGTAAGAACAATTCAGCGGATTGAAGCGGGGCAGTCGCCAAAGGGCTACACCCTTCGCGCACTTGCACAGGCATTGAATGTGGAGGAATCGGAGTTTTCTGCGTATGATATACCTCTTGAGTCAGAAAACTTGACATGGATCAAGATTATCAACCTGTCTTCCTTACCCTTTTCTATATTGCCGCCATTAAATATTTTGGTACCTGTCGCAATTATGCTCTTCAAAAAACAGCATTCATATAAGGTTCGCCAGTTAATCTCAATTCAAATCGTATCGACTTTAGTTGCCGTTTTACTGATGCTTATTATTTTCATACTCAACGATTGGCTGGGTGTTAAAAGCAATGTGAAATTGCTTATTCCGTTATGTTGGATACTTATAAATATAATCGTTATTCTGCGAAATGCAATCGGGTTAAATAAAGGTGGGCACGCACGCATTTTGCCCGATATAAGTATTTTATAG
- a CDS encoding gluconate 2-dehydrogenase subunit 3 family protein, whose protein sequence is MNRREAIQRVAMLMGGTVIGAPLFLEGCQRSASKDIEMLFDPKSIDFFGDLAEAILPKTTTPGAKEAGVGSEIPVLVRDCYKPEEQQVFLTGTAGIDERAKKEFGRNFQQLEKKDQTAFVDILDKEAQDYDEKKSANDLPHFFTLFKQLTLLTFFSSKLGATEVFRYVKIPGKYDGDFPYQKGDHAWAT, encoded by the coding sequence ATGAATAGACGAGAAGCAATACAACGTGTAGCCATGCTCATGGGCGGAACAGTTATTGGCGCTCCCTTATTTTTGGAAGGATGCCAAAGGTCTGCTTCGAAAGATATAGAAATGCTTTTTGATCCAAAATCAATCGATTTTTTTGGCGATCTCGCTGAGGCCATTCTTCCCAAGACCACTACTCCGGGAGCGAAAGAAGCTGGTGTAGGTTCTGAGATTCCCGTTCTGGTGCGAGACTGCTATAAACCTGAAGAACAGCAGGTCTTTCTGACCGGAACAGCTGGAATTGACGAACGTGCCAAGAAAGAATTTGGACGTAATTTTCAGCAACTTGAAAAGAAAGACCAAACGGCCTTTGTCGATATTTTGGACAAGGAAGCGCAGGATTATGATGAAAAGAAATCCGCTAACGATCTGCCTCATTTTTTCACCCTGTTTAAACAGCTTACTCTCCTTACATTTTTTAGCTCAAAATTGGGAGCGACGGAAGTATTCCGTTATGTGAAAATCCCTGGGAAATATGATGGCGATTTCCCTTATCAAAAGGGTGATCATGCCTGGGCAACCTAG
- a CDS encoding Gfo/Idh/MocA family protein gives MRNTKLKMGMIGGGKNAFIGAVHRMAAGIDGQIELCCGALSADPLVAKESAALLGLPEERSYGSYREMIVEESKRPADDRMNFVSIVTPNFAHFEPAMMALEHGFHVVLEKPMTLTTEQAELLQQKVAETGLILCVTYTYSAYPMVKQARHLVKEGQLGSIRKIMVEYPQGWLSKMIENSPSLAFWRTDPEKSGKSGCMGDIGTHAAHLAEYISGLKITKMCADLQTFVTGRKLEDDGNILLGFENGATGVLSASQVAAGEENALKIRVYGELGGLEWNQQDANTLIFKQLDAPIQLFRAGQQYLSPIAKHNIRLPAGHPEGYIEAFANIYRNFAATLLASMQGIKPREEDTDFPTVADGLRGMKFLETVIASGKSEQKWTDFIR, from the coding sequence ATGCGCAATACAAAACTAAAAATGGGCATGATCGGCGGTGGAAAAAATGCATTTATAGGGGCTGTACATCGCATGGCTGCTGGAATTGACGGTCAGATTGAATTATGTTGCGGAGCACTGAGTGCTGATCCACTTGTCGCAAAAGAATCCGCTGCGCTTTTAGGGCTTCCAGAGGAAAGGAGCTATGGAAGTTATCGGGAAATGATTGTCGAGGAAAGTAAACGTCCGGCGGATGATCGCATGAACTTTGTGAGTATCGTCACGCCCAATTTTGCTCATTTCGAACCAGCAATGATGGCGCTGGAACATGGCTTCCATGTCGTGCTTGAAAAGCCGATGACTCTGACAACAGAACAGGCCGAATTGCTCCAACAAAAAGTAGCGGAAACTGGACTAATACTCTGTGTCACATACACCTACTCTGCCTATCCGATGGTGAAACAAGCCCGTCATCTTGTCAAAGAGGGCCAATTAGGTTCGATTAGAAAAATTATGGTCGAGTATCCGCAGGGATGGCTAAGTAAGATGATCGAAAATAGTCCTTCTCTGGCCTTCTGGCGCACAGATCCTGAAAAGAGCGGAAAAAGTGGTTGTATGGGCGATATTGGGACACATGCTGCCCACCTAGCGGAATATATCTCCGGTTTAAAAATCACTAAAATGTGTGCCGATCTTCAAACATTTGTGACCGGAAGAAAGCTTGAAGATGACGGCAACATATTACTTGGATTTGAGAATGGAGCCACCGGCGTACTATCGGCATCCCAAGTTGCTGCAGGAGAAGAAAATGCGTTAAAAATTAGAGTATATGGTGAACTTGGGGGATTGGAATGGAACCAGCAGGATGCAAATACACTCATCTTTAAACAGCTCGATGCGCCAATCCAGCTATTTCGTGCAGGTCAGCAGTACCTTTCACCAATCGCCAAACATAACATTCGTCTACCGGCCGGTCACCCCGAAGGATATATCGAAGCATTTGCCAATATTTATAGAAATTTTGCAGCCACACTATTGGCATCAATGCAAGGTATAAAGCCGCGAGAAGAAGATACTGATTTTCCAACTGTAGCTGATGGTCTGCGTGGCATGAAGTTTCTAGAAACTGTAATTGCCTCGGGAAAATCCGAACAGAAATGGACCGATTTTATTCGTTAG